A window from Zingiber officinale cultivar Zhangliang chromosome 7A, Zo_v1.1, whole genome shotgun sequence encodes these proteins:
- the LOC122000486 gene encoding nuclear transcription factor Y subunit B-3-like produces MADSDNESGGKGGGAAGKEQDRFLPIANVSRIMKKALPANAKVSKEAKETVQECVSEFISFVTGEASDKCQREKRKTVNGDDLLWAMATLGFDDYVEPLKTYLQRFRETEVDKAAVGASMAPSSSSGNDFGGGMMETRGGGRQMMYGPGAPFHPLGSTSEGGRHGRI; encoded by the coding sequence ATGGCGGATTCCGACAACGAGTCCGGCGGAAAGGGCGGAGGTGCGGCAGGGAAGGAGCAGGACCGGTTCCTTCCTATCGCGAACGTGAGCCGGATCATGAAGAAGGCGCTGCCGGCGAACGCGAAGGTGTCGAAGGAGGCGAAGGAGACGGTGCAGGAGTGCGTGTCGGAGTTCATCAGCTTCGTCACCGGAGAGGCCTCCGACAAGTGCCAGCGCGAGAAGCGCAAGACCGTCAACGGCGACGACCTCCTCTGGGCCATGGCCACCCTCGGCTTCGACGACTACGTCGAACCCCTCAAGACCTACCTCCAGCGATTCCGCGAGACAGAAGTCGACAAAGCAGCAGTTGGCGCCTCCATGGCGCCCTCCTCCTCCTCGGGAAACGACTTCGGCGGCGGGATGATGGAGACGAGAGGCGGCGGCCGCCAGATGATGTACGGTCCGGGGGCACCGTTTCATCCCCTGGGAAGCACTAGCGAAGGTGGAAGACACGGCAGAATATGA